The proteins below come from a single Chitinophaga pinensis DSM 2588 genomic window:
- a CDS encoding cytochrome c3 family protein — protein MNKRLFYVSLLIISCILIFSRCVRKAPESNSADIRGKEFAGATTCANCHRQIYDSYMHTGHFNTSAPASAGTIKGSFAANGNSFSYSNGIRVAMERRDSGLFQTAYADSTLQEIHRFDITIGSGRKAQTFLTWSAGRYFQLPLSWFVPADSWANSPGFPPSYPKFDRMIPSTCFGCHSSAVGIKDVHMEGRHLSEEFEKNQLVYGIDCERCHGPAAAHVAFHTSHPQEKNPMHITKVRSLQHQQRLDMCALCHSGLGTPQKPAFAYKPGDALSDYFFPDFTRPTRAAELDVHGKQYQLFTASKCFVKSNDMTCSTCHNPHNSERNQLATFSQRCMSCHQAGQPTFCKLENISAEVLSKNCIDCHMPALASGKITLLTNGENSPTPDSMRTHLITVYPEEAKRVLARFK, from the coding sequence ATGAACAAGCGACTGTTTTATGTATCCTTACTGATCATATCCTGTATCCTTATATTTTCCCGATGTGTCCGTAAGGCGCCGGAAAGTAACAGCGCTGATATCAGGGGAAAAGAGTTTGCCGGAGCGACCACCTGTGCGAATTGCCACCGTCAGATTTACGACTCCTATATGCATACAGGACACTTTAATACTTCTGCTCCTGCATCCGCTGGAACGATCAAAGGCAGTTTCGCCGCCAATGGCAATAGCTTTTCCTATAGCAACGGGATCCGGGTAGCTATGGAGCGCCGGGACAGTGGCTTATTCCAGACGGCCTATGCGGACAGTACTTTACAGGAGATACACCGTTTTGACATTACCATAGGATCGGGTAGAAAAGCGCAGACTTTTCTGACCTGGAGTGCCGGCAGGTATTTTCAGTTACCGCTTTCCTGGTTTGTGCCAGCTGACAGCTGGGCGAATAGTCCTGGTTTTCCTCCCTCCTATCCAAAGTTTGACCGGATGATACCCAGTACCTGTTTTGGGTGTCACAGCTCCGCTGTAGGCATTAAAGACGTGCATATGGAAGGACGGCATCTGTCAGAGGAGTTTGAAAAGAATCAGCTGGTATACGGTATTGACTGTGAACGCTGTCATGGGCCTGCTGCTGCACATGTGGCTTTTCATACTTCCCATCCGCAGGAGAAAAATCCCATGCATATTACAAAGGTCCGTTCCTTACAACACCAGCAGCGACTGGATATGTGTGCTTTGTGCCATTCCGGTTTAGGAACGCCGCAAAAGCCCGCTTTTGCCTATAAGCCCGGAGATGCCTTGTCAGATTATTTCTTCCCTGACTTTACCCGTCCTACCCGGGCTGCCGAACTGGATGTACATGGGAAGCAATACCAGTTGTTCACCGCCAGTAAATGTTTTGTGAAAAGTAATGATATGACCTGTTCTACCTGTCATAATCCGCATAATAGTGAGCGCAATCAGCTGGCGACATTTTCACAGCGTTGTATGAGCTGTCATCAGGCAGGGCAGCCTACTTTCTGTAAATTGGAAAATATATCGGCGGAAGTGTTGTCGAAGAATTGTATTGATTGTCATATGCCGGCCCTGGCATCCGGTAAGATCACGCTGCTGACCAACGGAGAGAACAGTCCTACGCCTGATTCCATGCGTACGCACCTCATTACGGTATATCCTGAAGAAGCAAAACGGGTATTGGCCCGGTTTAAATAG
- a CDS encoding SPFH domain-containing protein — translation MQSSEVIRWLIMIGLPILCLVFYKYILRVFFGLVIVPEDKIGLVTKKFVLMGKQELPEGRIIATGGEAGFQAQTLAPGVYFWKWFWQYEVTFQSFTIIPTGKIGLVLAKDGTPLNPGAILARRVESDAYQNAEAFLNNGGQKGRQTAIMTPGSYRVNTFLFEVEITDMTTVPDNTVAIVTTLEGQAIENGQIAGKIIQNHNNFQDADAFLSNGGYKGLQEQVILAGSYFLNPWFAKVEMRQMTEIPISHVGVVISYVGNEGEDISGTEFKHGNIVAKNHKGVWAEPLGPGKYPINSYIMKVEYVPTTNLVLNWASARSEAHQLDKNLSTITVRSKDGFTFNLDVAQIIHIPSNEAPKVIARFGNMSNLVTQVLEPTIGNYFRNSAQDAEVIDFLKSRKERQESAKAHIGRVLEQYNVFGVDTLIGDIVPPESLMKTLTDRKLAEEQKVTYDTQMRAQETRQALEKETAIAEIQKEIVKADQGVLIAERIADAAVKKATGDANSVRLQANAEADRMKLMASGEAEKVRVLAKAEAERTELIAKADAEKISLTGNAEAEKILAIGKSSAESYKLAVEAMGGNNFTQLKVMEAIGQQHIKIMPDILIGGGGDSTNGPIGGLLGLRLLEQLGNKQTTEAQTDKAESAENK, via the coding sequence ATGCAATCATCTGAAGTGATCAGGTGGCTGATCATGATCGGCCTGCCCATCCTATGTCTTGTATTTTACAAGTACATTCTTCGCGTCTTCTTCGGTCTTGTAATCGTACCGGAAGACAAGATCGGTCTTGTGACCAAAAAATTCGTGCTGATGGGTAAACAGGAGCTGCCCGAAGGACGTATCATCGCTACCGGCGGGGAAGCGGGTTTTCAGGCCCAGACACTGGCTCCCGGTGTATACTTCTGGAAATGGTTCTGGCAGTATGAAGTAACCTTCCAGTCCTTCACCATCATCCCTACCGGTAAAATCGGTCTGGTACTGGCAAAAGACGGTACCCCACTCAATCCGGGTGCTATTCTTGCCCGTCGTGTAGAAAGCGACGCCTATCAGAACGCAGAGGCATTCCTGAACAATGGCGGTCAGAAGGGTCGTCAGACAGCCATTATGACGCCTGGTTCTTACCGTGTGAACACCTTCCTGTTCGAAGTGGAAATCACTGATATGACCACCGTACCTGACAACACGGTCGCTATCGTAACCACCCTTGAAGGGCAGGCTATCGAAAATGGTCAGATCGCCGGTAAGATCATTCAGAACCATAACAACTTCCAGGATGCAGACGCCTTCCTGAGCAATGGTGGGTATAAAGGTTTGCAGGAGCAGGTAATCCTTGCCGGTTCTTACTTCCTCAACCCATGGTTTGCCAAGGTGGAAATGCGTCAGATGACGGAAATCCCGATCAGCCATGTGGGTGTTGTCATCTCTTATGTAGGTAACGAAGGTGAAGACATCAGCGGTACCGAATTCAAACACGGTAATATCGTCGCAAAAAACCATAAAGGGGTATGGGCAGAACCACTAGGACCGGGTAAGTATCCGATCAACTCCTACATCATGAAGGTGGAATATGTACCAACAACCAACCTGGTGTTAAACTGGGCCTCCGCCCGCAGTGAAGCGCACCAGCTGGATAAAAACCTTTCTACCATAACAGTACGTAGTAAGGACGGTTTTACCTTCAACCTGGATGTCGCACAGATCATCCACATCCCTTCTAATGAAGCGCCTAAGGTGATCGCACGTTTCGGTAACATGAGCAACCTGGTAACACAGGTATTGGAACCAACAATCGGTAACTACTTCCGTAACTCCGCGCAGGATGCTGAGGTGATCGACTTCCTGAAGAGCCGTAAGGAACGTCAGGAATCTGCGAAAGCACATATCGGAAGAGTGCTGGAACAATACAACGTATTCGGTGTGGATACCCTTATAGGTGACATCGTTCCACCGGAAAGTCTGATGAAAACACTGACTGACCGTAAATTGGCGGAAGAACAGAAAGTAACTTACGACACCCAGATGCGTGCACAGGAAACAAGGCAGGCACTGGAAAAAGAAACCGCGATCGCCGAAATCCAGAAGGAGATCGTAAAAGCCGACCAGGGTGTATTGATCGCAGAAAGGATTGCCGACGCTGCGGTGAAAAAAGCAACGGGTGACGCGAACAGCGTACGTCTGCAGGCAAACGCGGAAGCTGACAGAATGAAACTGATGGCAAGTGGTGAGGCGGAAAAAGTACGTGTACTTGCGAAGGCAGAAGCAGAAAGAACGGAACTGATCGCAAAAGCGGACGCAGAAAAGATCTCCCTCACAGGTAACGCGGAAGCGGAAAAAATCCTGGCGATCGGTAAGTCAAGCGCCGAGTCTTATAAACTGGCGGTAGAAGCGATGGGTGGTAACAACTTTACGCAATTGAAGGTAATGGAAGCCATCGGTCAACAACATATCAAGATCATGCCTGATATTCTTATCGGTGGTGGCGGCGATAGTACCAACGGTCCGATCGGCGGATTACTCGGTCTCAGACTGCTGGAACAACTGGGCAACAAACAAACAACTGAAGCACAAACAGACAAAGCGGAATCCGCTGAAAATAAATAA
- a CDS encoding YoaK family protein, producing MDKKNIALVSLILAFAAGFCDAATFTAADELFSAHVTGNFIVFAYDLIRGAGTQSWLKLLSFPVFTVAVVGAGWYAPKLKSGYTLLFAEGVILLVAGAFDLAFDRPGTTWSAVLPYVVVLAMGIQNAFGRLYATAAYAPTTMMTGNVTQLTLDVAKILMPGVWNSDKRPAFGKQFIIIGGFLGGCVAGAFLAAHFGLWTIALPGLLLLFISFL from the coding sequence ATGGATAAAAAGAATATTGCCCTTGTCAGCTTAATCCTGGCCTTTGCTGCCGGTTTCTGCGATGCGGCTACTTTCACGGCAGCAGATGAGTTATTCTCTGCGCATGTGACAGGCAACTTTATCGTTTTTGCTTATGACCTGATCAGAGGTGCAGGAACACAATCCTGGTTAAAACTATTGTCTTTCCCGGTATTTACGGTGGCGGTAGTCGGTGCCGGCTGGTATGCACCTAAGCTGAAAAGCGGCTATACCCTGTTATTTGCAGAAGGGGTCATCTTGCTGGTGGCCGGTGCATTTGATCTGGCATTTGACCGGCCAGGCACTACCTGGTCGGCGGTATTACCTTATGTGGTGGTGCTGGCCATGGGGATACAGAATGCTTTCGGGCGACTGTACGCCACAGCGGCTTATGCGCCTACGACCATGATGACGGGGAATGTGACGCAGCTGACGCTGGATGTCGCAAAGATATTGATGCCAGGTGTATGGAACAGTGATAAACGTCCGGCGTTCGGGAAACAGTTCATTATTATTGGCGGTTTCCTGGGCGGTTGTGTGGCCGGCGCCTTTCTGGCGGCCCACTTCGGGTTATGGACAATTGCTTTACCAGGATTGTTGTTGCTGTTCATCAGTTTTCTCTGA
- a CDS encoding Dps family protein — MEPNIGIKKDNLSSVAHELMKILADEFVLYTKTRNAHWNVEGPDFHSKHVFFEAQYEELDEIMDSVAERIRSIGHYSPATLKEYLSLTHLTEKSRSANDGAGFIRELLSDHESIIIHLRENVNRFANEWHDLGTSDYITGLMETHEKMAWMLRAHLR, encoded by the coding sequence ATGGAACCAAATATCGGTATCAAAAAAGACAACCTTTCCTCAGTAGCACATGAACTGATGAAAATACTGGCAGACGAATTCGTACTCTATACCAAAACGCGTAATGCTCACTGGAACGTAGAAGGACCGGATTTTCATTCTAAACACGTATTCTTTGAAGCGCAGTATGAAGAACTGGACGAGATTATGGACAGCGTTGCAGAACGTATCCGTTCTATCGGTCACTACTCCCCCGCTACCCTGAAAGAGTACCTGTCGCTTACACATCTGACAGAAAAAAGCCGTTCGGCCAATGATGGCGCTGGTTTTATCCGCGAACTATTGTCAGACCATGAAAGCATTATCATTCACCTGCGCGAGAATGTGAACCGTTTTGCGAATGAATGGCATGACCTGGGTACCAGCGACTATATTACTGGTTTGATGGAGACGCATGAGAAGATGGCCTGGATGTTAAGAGCTCATTTAAGATAA
- a CDS encoding DoxX family protein produces the protein MTEIIKHLLYADAGSDFNNWVLLVFRVLLAFELFRVHGLKKFRLENGEREHVPNPLHLPDKLNGMMATLADTVAPFLVMIGIGTRLIVLPIIGVTAIGYFVVHRHDNAEVRDVPYMYTLCFLFLLCMGAGTISADHYLYSILTQ, from the coding sequence ATGACTGAGATAATCAAACATTTGCTGTATGCCGATGCAGGCAGTGATTTCAATAACTGGGTGTTGCTGGTATTCCGGGTATTGCTGGCATTTGAGTTATTCAGGGTACACGGACTAAAGAAGTTCAGGTTAGAAAACGGTGAACGGGAACATGTGCCTAATCCTTTGCATCTGCCAGACAAACTAAATGGTATGATGGCTACCCTGGCAGATACAGTAGCGCCTTTTCTGGTGATGATCGGTATCGGTACACGCTTGATTGTATTGCCCATTATCGGCGTGACCGCCATCGGTTATTTTGTCGTACACCGTCACGACAATGCTGAAGTAAGGGACGTTCCCTATATGTATACGCTTTGTTTCCTGTTCCTCTTATGTATGGGCGCAGGTACGATATCAGCAGATCACTACCTCTATTCAATATTAACACAGTAA
- a CDS encoding amidohydrolase, with protein MKADLILYNGNIHTVDHEQPTATAVAIRDGKFVAVGDDSTVMQYADDSTKMIDLKRKRTIPGINDSHTHLIRGGLNYNLELRWDGVPSLADAMRMLKEQVARTPTPQWVRVIGGWSEFQFAERRMPTLEEINAIAPDTPVFIMHLYNSALLNRAALKAVGYTKDTPDPPGGKIQRTVSGEPTGLLLASPSAAILYATLAKGPKLSYEYQMNSSRHYLREMNRLGITSVIDAGGGFQNFPDDYKVIDELHKNGELTVRIAYNLFTQRPKHEEEDFDSWVKSVQLHQGDDMYRHNGAGEMLVFSAADFESFMNPRPDLPEVMEEELERVVRLLVANRWPFRLHATYNESITRFLNVFEKVNRDIPFDGLSWIFDHAETIDEKNIERVKALGGGIAIQSRMAFQGEYFTDRYGKAAAAQTPPVKKMLQMGVPVGAGTDATRVSSYNPWIGLYWLSAGKTVGGLELYDNQQRLSRETALELYTKGSAWFSSEQHKKGCIKTGMLADLTVLDSDYFTIEDEAIKSIEAELTIVGGRIVYAKDDFQQWAPPAIPILPDWSPIAIYNGYYPGSNRLSAKTPPAKTASAPAADISAVVHQCIGSCSVHAHDHDKARMSEVPVNNYTAFWGALGCSCFAF; from the coding sequence ATGAAAGCGGATTTAATACTTTATAACGGGAATATCCATACAGTAGATCATGAGCAGCCGACTGCAACAGCTGTTGCTATCAGGGATGGCAAATTTGTAGCAGTGGGCGATGATAGTACTGTGATGCAATATGCAGACGATAGTACAAAGATGATTGATCTGAAAAGAAAGCGTACGATCCCTGGTATTAATGATTCCCATACACACCTGATACGTGGCGGTCTGAATTATAACCTGGAGCTGCGCTGGGATGGCGTACCTTCTCTGGCGGATGCAATGAGGATGTTAAAGGAACAGGTGGCCCGCACTCCTACTCCGCAATGGGTGCGTGTTATCGGTGGATGGAGTGAATTTCAGTTCGCCGAAAGACGGATGCCTACACTCGAAGAAATCAATGCTATTGCCCCTGATACGCCGGTGTTTATCATGCACCTGTATAATAGTGCATTGTTGAACAGAGCAGCGTTGAAGGCAGTAGGATATACCAAAGATACACCTGATCCTCCGGGTGGTAAGATCCAGCGTACTGTCAGCGGAGAACCAACCGGATTGTTACTGGCCTCTCCGAGTGCTGCCATTTTGTACGCTACATTAGCCAAGGGGCCGAAGTTGTCATACGAATACCAGATGAATTCTTCCCGTCATTATCTGCGGGAAATGAACCGGCTGGGTATAACCAGCGTTATCGATGCGGGTGGTGGATTCCAGAACTTCCCGGATGATTATAAAGTGATAGATGAACTGCATAAAAACGGCGAACTGACCGTACGTATCGCTTACAATCTTTTCACACAGCGTCCTAAACATGAAGAAGAAGATTTTGATAGCTGGGTGAAATCAGTGCAACTCCACCAGGGGGATGATATGTATCGGCATAATGGTGCAGGAGAAATGCTGGTGTTTTCGGCAGCAGATTTTGAGTCGTTTATGAACCCTCGTCCGGATCTGCCTGAAGTGATGGAAGAAGAGCTGGAAAGGGTTGTACGACTGCTGGTCGCAAATCGCTGGCCTTTCCGTTTACATGCTACTTACAATGAAAGCATCACCCGTTTCCTGAATGTATTTGAGAAAGTGAACAGGGATATTCCATTTGATGGTCTCTCCTGGATCTTTGATCATGCGGAAACGATTGATGAGAAAAATATAGAAAGAGTAAAAGCACTGGGAGGAGGTATCGCGATACAAAGCAGAATGGCTTTCCAGGGAGAATATTTTACGGACAGATATGGTAAGGCTGCTGCTGCTCAGACGCCACCTGTAAAGAAGATGCTGCAGATGGGAGTACCGGTTGGTGCGGGTACAGATGCTACCCGTGTATCTTCTTATAATCCCTGGATCGGCTTGTATTGGCTGAGTGCCGGTAAGACCGTCGGCGGACTGGAACTCTACGACAATCAACAACGCCTCAGCAGGGAAACCGCCCTTGAACTCTACACAAAAGGCAGTGCATGGTTTTCCAGTGAACAGCATAAAAAAGGCTGTATCAAAACAGGTATGCTGGCAGATCTGACAGTGCTGGACAGCGATTATTTCACCATTGAGGATGAAGCGATCAAGTCTATCGAAGCTGAACTGACAATCGTCGGGGGGCGAATTGTGTATGCGAAAGATGATTTCCAGCAATGGGCGCCACCAGCCATCCCGATATTGCCTGACTGGTCTCCTATCGCTATTTACAATGGTTATTATCCCGGTTCGAACAGACTGAGTGCCAAAACACCTCCTGCAAAAACAGCGTCTGCTCCTGCTGCTGATATCAGCGCTGTCGTGCACCAATGTATAGGCAGTTGTAGCGTACACGCACATGATCATGATAAAGCACGTATGAGTGAGGTGCCAGTTAATAACTATACAGCATTCTGGGGCGCATTGGGTTGTTCCTGTTTTGCTTTTTAA
- a CDS encoding isochorismatase family protein, producing the protein MSNATKHTGAEAQPSPALLTPDNHTLVLIDFEGQMGFATKNIDIMELRQNVALIAGGSKIFNVATVVTTVAEDSFSGPVFQELEEAYPKATSGYIDRTSMNTWEDINAYRAIVGKGKKKIVLGGLWTGVCIVGPALSAIAEGYEVYVITDACGDVSVEAHERAVQRMLQAGAIPMTSVQYVLELQRDWARTGTYEPVTTLMKKHSGAYGIGIQYGHNMLKH; encoded by the coding sequence ATGTCTAATGCGACTAAACACACAGGTGCAGAAGCTCAACCATCACCTGCATTACTTACACCCGACAATCACACACTCGTACTGATCGACTTCGAAGGTCAGATGGGCTTTGCTACCAAGAATATTGATATCATGGAACTGCGCCAGAACGTAGCACTGATAGCTGGTGGCTCTAAAATTTTTAATGTGGCGACTGTTGTGACGACCGTTGCAGAAGACAGCTTCAGCGGACCTGTATTCCAGGAACTGGAAGAGGCTTATCCTAAAGCGACATCCGGTTATATCGACAGGACTTCCATGAACACATGGGAAGATATTAACGCGTACAGAGCGATTGTGGGTAAAGGAAAGAAGAAGATCGTACTGGGTGGTCTGTGGACAGGCGTATGTATCGTAGGACCTGCATTATCCGCTATCGCAGAAGGTTACGAAGTATATGTGATCACGGACGCTTGCGGAGACGTATCTGTTGAAGCGCACGAAAGAGCGGTACAGCGTATGTTACAGGCAGGCGCTATTCCGATGACTTCCGTACAATATGTACTGGAACTGCAACGCGACTGGGCAAGAACAGGTACTTATGAACCGGTTACTACCCTGATGAAGAAACACAGTGGTGCTTATGGCATCGGTATTCAGTACGGACACAACATGCTGAAACACTAA
- a CDS encoding glycoside hydrolase family 3 N-terminal domain-containing protein translates to MKKFAGNRSHFMLCIAMLGLGTQAFAQVKKTSTTSVVYKNASAPVDARVKDLLKRMTLEEKVGQLCTLLGWEMYDKKGDSVGVSDKFKSVMSKRYIGSFWATLRADPWTQKTLVTGLSPKQAAIATNALQKYMMENTRLGIPLLLAEECPHGHMAIGTTVFSTSIGQASTWDPALIQEMAGAIAKEARVQGAHIGYGPVLDLVREPRWSRLEETYGEDPYLISQMGISMVKGFQGNSIGSGSNVISTLKHFTAYGSPEGGHNGGIALTGLRDLYSSYLPPFQAAVKAGALSIMASYNSIDGIPCSSNSFLLKDVLVKQWGFSGFSVSDLGGIPGVRSTHHIAATMEEAATLAINAGLDADLGGEAYGDALIKAVNNKKVTMTTLDTAVAHVLRLKFTMGLFENPYVDVDVAEKTVGTAANRALSKRVAAESIVLMKNENGLLPLQKTIKNLAVIGPNADNIYNQLGDYTAPQPQEKIVTVLEGIKAKVSADTKVTYVKGCAIRDTAHANISAAVAAAQQADAVVIVLGGSSARDFETTFQSTGAAEVKAAEVAVSDMESGEGYDRVSLDLMGLQSRLLESIVATGKPVVLVLIEGRPLNINWAAKNVPAIVNAWYPGQEGGNAVADVLFGDYNPAGRLPVSIPKSVGQLPVYYNYKSAARHDYVEMDAKPLYSFGHGLSYASFEYKDLHSDVQATGNNLKVTVSFKLKNTSTVAGDEVAQLYIRDDASSVVTAVKQLKKFQRVHLAPGEQKEIKFELSPDDLRLLNVDMKWVVEPGTFTMMIGASSEDIRLNGKFEVKQQVACKY, encoded by the coding sequence ATGAAAAAATTCGCCGGTAACCGTAGTCATTTTATGCTTTGCATTGCAATGCTCGGTCTTGGCACTCAAGCCTTCGCGCAGGTCAAAAAGACCTCCACTACTTCAGTTGTCTACAAAAATGCATCAGCACCGGTTGATGCCAGGGTGAAGGATCTCCTGAAAAGAATGACACTGGAAGAAAAGGTAGGTCAGCTCTGTACCTTGCTGGGATGGGAGATGTATGACAAAAAAGGCGACTCCGTAGGCGTCAGTGACAAGTTTAAATCTGTAATGTCCAAAAGGTATATCGGCAGTTTCTGGGCTACGCTGAGGGCCGATCCATGGACGCAAAAGACATTAGTGACCGGCTTATCGCCTAAACAGGCAGCTATCGCAACCAATGCCCTGCAAAAGTACATGATGGAAAATACCCGCCTGGGTATTCCATTACTGCTGGCAGAAGAATGTCCGCATGGACATATGGCGATCGGTACGACCGTCTTCTCAACGTCTATCGGTCAGGCCAGTACCTGGGACCCTGCGCTCATTCAGGAAATGGCTGGTGCCATTGCAAAAGAAGCACGCGTACAGGGAGCCCATATCGGTTATGGCCCCGTGCTGGACCTGGTACGTGAACCACGCTGGTCCAGACTGGAAGAAACTTACGGGGAAGATCCATACCTGATCAGTCAGATGGGTATCTCTATGGTAAAAGGTTTCCAGGGTAATAGTATCGGCAGTGGCAGCAATGTCATTTCTACGCTGAAGCATTTTACCGCTTATGGTTCTCCGGAGGGTGGTCACAATGGCGGTATTGCGCTGACAGGTCTGCGTGACCTGTACTCTTCCTACCTACCTCCATTCCAGGCGGCAGTGAAGGCTGGTGCACTGTCTATTATGGCTTCTTATAACTCTATTGATGGTATACCGTGCAGCTCAAATAGCTTCCTGTTGAAAGATGTACTGGTAAAACAATGGGGCTTCAGCGGCTTCTCTGTATCTGATCTCGGTGGTATTCCAGGCGTACGTTCTACACACCATATAGCCGCAACGATGGAAGAAGCAGCTACGCTGGCAATTAACGCCGGACTGGATGCAGACCTGGGTGGTGAAGCATATGGCGATGCATTGATCAAAGCTGTGAACAATAAGAAAGTGACAATGACAACCCTGGATACAGCGGTAGCACATGTACTCAGACTGAAATTCACTATGGGACTTTTCGAAAATCCATATGTAGATGTGGATGTAGCAGAGAAAACCGTAGGTACAGCAGCCAACAGGGCGTTATCCAAACGTGTAGCAGCTGAATCTATCGTGCTGATGAAAAACGAGAACGGCCTGTTGCCATTGCAAAAAACGATCAAAAACCTGGCTGTAATAGGGCCTAACGCAGATAATATCTATAACCAGTTAGGTGATTATACCGCTCCGCAGCCACAGGAAAAAATAGTAACGGTACTGGAAGGTATCAAAGCAAAAGTATCTGCTGATACTAAAGTAACATATGTCAAAGGTTGTGCGATCCGTGACACCGCACACGCAAATATCAGTGCTGCTGTAGCTGCTGCGCAACAGGCAGACGCAGTAGTGATCGTACTTGGCGGTTCCAGCGCACGTGACTTCGAAACAACCTTCCAGAGCACCGGCGCCGCTGAAGTAAAAGCTGCAGAAGTAGCCGTAAGTGATATGGAAAGTGGCGAGGGTTACGACAGAGTAAGTCTCGACCTGATGGGTTTACAGTCAAGGTTACTGGAAAGCATCGTCGCAACCGGCAAACCAGTTGTATTGGTACTGATCGAAGGTCGCCCACTCAATATTAACTGGGCCGCTAAAAACGTACCTGCCATCGTAAATGCGTGGTATCCTGGTCAGGAAGGTGGTAACGCTGTCGCGGATGTACTCTTCGGCGATTACAATCCTGCCGGCCGTTTACCTGTATCCATCCCTAAATCTGTGGGTCAGCTGCCTGTCTACTACAACTACAAGAGTGCGGCAAGACATGACTATGTTGAAATGGACGCTAAACCACTCTACAGCTTCGGCCACGGTCTCAGTTACGCCAGCTTCGAATACAAAGACCTGCATTCTGATGTACAGGCCACTGGTAATAACCTGAAAGTAACAGTGAGTTTCAAACTGAAAAACACAAGTACTGTAGCAGGCGATGAAGTAGCACAGCTCTACATCCGTGACGATGCCAGTTCTGTAGTGACTGCTGTAAAACAACTGAAGAAATTCCAGCGTGTACACCTGGCGCCAGGCGAACAGAAAGAAATTAAATTCGAACTGTCTCCTGATGACCTCAGACTACTCAATGTTGATATGAAATGGGTGGTTGAACCAGGTACTTTTACAATGATGATAGGAGCTTCTTCTGAAGATATCCGCCTGAATGGAAAATTTGAAGTAAAACAACAGGTGGCGTGTAAATACTGA